In one Brienomyrus brachyistius isolate T26 chromosome 12, BBRACH_0.4, whole genome shotgun sequence genomic region, the following are encoded:
- the LOC125705235 gene encoding macrophage mannose receptor 1-like, with product MLSLSEAQRVFRTVRERNPSDSQRSARWISMMDCNVFLLLKLLLISEFHSHCSCFSHQYHFVNINLTWTDAQAYCRQNYTDLATIDNMEEMKRLIRSVGSDYTGEAWIGLKNGTSWRWQWPSGEGDTGYTNWDTGAQYNQNNGLYCVGMRDDGSWNNINCSYQSTTGYFICYTAPTCNNGVNNTWNFTLINQHMNWSDAQSYCRYNYTDLANVRNQEDNKLIHNVVTSGTWAWIGLFQDTWGWSDLSNSSFRNWKTGLNDNVGDTCALAQVTWPGTWDVTPCAENHPFICYDAEPSFLTIILPSAPDNLILVNSNMTWNEALNYCRTYYSDLVSVHNEEIQYWVSRRAEKASTDHVWLGLRFSCYLNFWFWVSAENVCYQNWAPNNISNSNLCGTTGAVQSKNSHYWVSLPEAKELNFICSKYPGGLEPMYPGREQPTTGTNPLQGTVTHHSLTQLEENPGQHGENTGETPYHMQGKVGIP from the exons ATGCTCTCATTGTCAGAGGCACAAAGAGTCTTTCgtacagtgagagagagaaatcCTTCCGATTCACAGAGATCAG CCCGTTGGATCAGCATGATGGATTGTAATGTGTTTCTTCTGCTGAAACTTCTACTGATTTCAG AGTttcacagccactgttcatgctTTTCACATCAGTACCATTTTGTAAACATAAACCTGACCTGGACTGACGCCCAGGCTTACTGCAGACAGAACTACACTGACTTGGCTACCATTGACAATATGGAGGAAATGAAAAGACTAATTAGGTCTGTAGGCTCTGATTATACTGGGGAGGCTTGGATAGGACTGAAGAATGGAACATCGTGGAGATGGCAGTGGCCCTCAGGAGAAGGAGACACAGGGTACACCAACTGGGATACGGGTGCACAGTACAACCAGAATAATGGCCTGTACTGTGTTGGGATGCGAGACGACGGTAGTTGGAATAATATTAATTGTTCATATCAAAGTACGACGGGGTATTTCATCTGTTATACTG CTCCCACCTGTAATAACGGAGTAAATAATACCTGGAACTTCACCTTGATTAACCAACATATGAATTGGTCTGATGCTCAGAGCTACTGCAGATACAATTACACAGACCTTGCCAATGTGAGGAACCAAGAAGATAATAAACTGATACATAACGTGGTTACAAGTGGCACTTGGGCATGGATTGGCCTGTTCCAGGACACATGGGGATGGTCAGACCTGTCAAACTCCTCATTCCGTAACTGGAAAACTGGTCTAAATGATAATGTGGGCGACACATGTGCTTTAGCTCAGGTCACCTGGCCTGGGACATGGGATGTGACTCCATgtgctgaaaatcatccattcaTATGCTATGATG CTGAACCCAGCTTTCTGACAATCATCTTACCTTCTGCCCCAGATAACCTGATCTTGGTAAATAGTAACATGACCTGGAATGAAGCCCTGAATTACTGCAGAACGTACTATTCAGACCTGGTGTCTGTCCACAATGAGGAGATCCAGTACTGGGTCAGTAGGAGAGCTGAGAAGGCCTCCACTGATCATGTCTGGCTGGGGCTGCGCTTCTCCTGCTACCTGAACTTCTGGTTCTGGGTCAGTGCAGAAAATGTCTGCTACCAGAACTGGGCCCCAAACAACATATCCAACAGTAACTTGTGTGGAACCACAGGGGCAGTACAatctaaaaactcacattactggGTCAGCCTACCTGAGGCTAAGGAGCTTAACTTCATCTGCTCTAAATATCCAG GGGGCTTGGAGCCTATGTAcccaggcagggaacaacccacaacaggcaccaacccattacaggggacagtcacacaccattcacttacacaacTGGAAGAAAACCCAggacaacacggggagaacacggGGGAAACTCCAtatcacatgcaaggaaaagTGGGGATTCcttga